Proteins encoded together in one Bactrocera neohumeralis isolate Rockhampton chromosome 4, APGP_CSIRO_Bneo_wtdbg2-racon-allhic-juicebox.fasta_v2, whole genome shotgun sequence window:
- the LOC126755440 gene encoding zinc transporter 9, whose amino-acid sequence MLPRTAEIVRVLRVRQHFLGRRSLHALRNIVSIEKLNQHLSCNNAFSFTYSRISNKFANEQHLRCASSSKKVEAAAVTSASSSSASIGNEATSKVKTTKKSATEPKQIMKSATTNSASVAADAVQASETKTMEVKTKKGILSITATIEGSKINDIVFEKTKPPVVPDAIIPPAKLPVNDVLKETAQAAAAQLQASPTIDAAATAATMAAATAKAKAAIAKATQPKPKVVTTTTTDIGTATVTTTVVQQTKQAAPPVAEVVVQKPKRVLVDFNRSSLERNFITPARAMSDFLLKASDLESLSKIKRRSPYEQEPPITVYWRKDVEAKAIGVWGSRESLLKEQLKREVERKKHQQNLFTVKRRLRDYRREIGARTVVVDSEPGLTGKSGKVVLIAIGINGLNFLFKACGWVYSGSHSMFAESIHSLADTINQLILAYGIHKSTQMADSDHPYGYSNMKYVSSLISGVGIFCVGAGLSVYHGITGLMHPEPVENFFWAFFILGGSLVSEGATLIVALNELQRAAKCSGVSFKDYVLSGKDPCVNVVLTEDAAAVTSVAVAATCMGLTSITGLPVFDAVGSLLVGGILGAVASFIIYTNATALVGKSISEDLLNKINAELESDVMIRAIHDVKGIDMGNSLVRYKAEMDFDGRELTRSYLDKQELNDLLRTVQSFQKVEELEEFLLKHGENIVDLMGGEIDRIEMKLRKKFPEIRHCDLEIL is encoded by the exons ATGCTGCCGCGTACAGCTGAAATTGTGCGTGTGCTGCGCGTGCGGCAGCATTTCTTGGGGCGACGAAGCTTGCATGCCTTGAGAAATATTGTGTCCATTGAAAAG CTTAATCAACACTTGTCGTGTAATAATGCATTTAGCTTTACATACAGcagaatttcaaataaattcgcCAATGAGCAACACTTGCGTTGCGCTTCCTCCTCGAAGAAG gTTGAAGCTGCTGCTGTTACCAGTGCATCCAGTTCGTCTGCCAGTATTGGCAATGAGGCGACCTCAAAAGTTAAAACTACCAAAAAATCCGCTACAGAACCTAAGCAAATTATGAAATCTGCCACAACTAACAGCGCATCTGTGGCGGCCGATGCTGTACAAGCCAGCGAAACTAAAACGATGGAGGTTAAAACCAAAAAAGGCATACTGTCCATCACTGCCACCATAGAAGGctcgaaaataaatgatatagttttcgagaaaacTAAACCACCTGTTGTGCCAGACGCAATAATCCCGCCAGCGAAATTACCAGTTAATGATGTGCTAAAAGAGACCGCGCAAGCAGCCGCTGCGCAATTGCAGGCATCACCCACCATCGATGCAGCGGCGACTGCAGCAACAATGGCAGCTGCAACGGCCAAAGCTAAGGCGGCCATAGCAAAAGCAACACAACCAAAACCAAAAGTCGTTACGACCACAACAACGGATATTGGCACAGCGACAGTCACAACAACGGTTGTGCAACAAACAAAGCAAGCAGCTCCGCCAGTTGCCGAGGTTGTTGTGCAGAAGCCG AAGCGCGTTTTGGTGGATTTCAATCGTTCCTCTTTGGAGCGCAATTTCATAACTCCCGCACGTGCCATGAGCGATTTTTTGCTGAAAGCGTCAGACTTGGAAAGTCTATCTAAGATAAAACGCCGTTCGCCATACGAACAGGAGCCACCTATAACGGTGTATTGGCGTAAAGATGTCGAAGCGAAGGCGATCGGTGTGTGGGGCTCACGTGAGAGTTTGCTTAAGGAGCAGCTGAAGCGCGAAGTAGAACGCAAGAAACATCAGCAAA ATCTCTTCACAGTGAAGCGCCGCTTGCGTGACTATCGACGGGAAATTGGCGCACGCACAGTGGTGGTTGACTCAGAGCCCGGTTTGACGGGTAAATCGGGAAAGGTAGTGCTGATTGCGATTGGCAT TAACGGTCTCAATTTCCTCTTCAAAGCCTGCGGTTGGGTGTACTCGGGCTCTCACAGCATGTTTGCCGAGAGCATACACTCGCTGGCCGACACCATAAACCAACTCATTTTAGCTTATGGCATACACAAGTCGACACAAATGGCCGATTCGGACCATCCTTATGGTTATAGTAATATGAAGTATGTTTCTTCGCTCATTTCGGGTGTTGGCATATTTTGTGTGGGCGCTGGCTTATCGGTGTATCACGGCATAACGGGTCTGATGCACCCAGAACCAGTAGAAAATTTCTTCTGGGCTTTCTTCATACTCGGCGGTTCGCTGGTGTCTGAGGGTGCCACACTCATCGTGGCGTTAAACGAATTGCAACGCGCTGCTAAGTGTAGCGGTGTGTCGTTCAAGGATTACG TGTTGAGTGGCAAAGATCCCTGTGTTAATGTTGTGCTCACTGAGGACGCTGCCGCTGTGACCAGCGTGGCTGTAGCAGCCACTTGCATGGGTCTCACTTCAATTACCGGCCTGCCGGTGTTCGATGCTGTTGGCTCGTTGCTGGTGGGCGGCATTTTGGGCGCTGTAGCCTCCTTTATTATCTACACAAATGCCACGGCGCTGGTAGGCAA ATCAATATCAGAGGATTTATTGAATAAGATAAACGCTGAGTTGGAGAGCGATGTGATGATACGCGCCATACACGATGTCAAAGGCATTGATATGGGCAATTCTCTAGTGCGTTACAAG gcCGAAATGGATTTTGATGGTCGTGAGTTAACGCGCTCATATTTGGATAAACAGGAATTGAACGATCTCTTGAGA
- the LOC126756104 gene encoding methylglutaconyl-CoA hydratase, mitochondrial: MLRSLTRLTSPTLFNTLRVRGFAAAESGKEVLVERLDGERKGITVISLNRPQAKNSFSRSLVEKFESVIEELEQDNGSRCVILRSSSPGIFCAGADLKERKTMSPDETSAFVTSLRELLMALEQLPMPSIAALDGHALGGGLEMALACDMRTAADNTKMGLVETRLAIIPGAGGTQRLPRILSPALAKELIFTSRILNGKEAKDFGIVNHVVPQNESGDAAYQKALAIAEEILPNGPVGVRMAKLAIDKGIQVDLNTGYSIEEICYSQVIPTKDRLEGLQAFAEKRKPVYKGE, translated from the coding sequence ATGTTGCGTAGCCTAACACGACTTACATCGCCAACATTATTCAACACACTACGGGTTCGTGGTTTTGCAGCTGCGGAATCTGGCAAAGAAGTATTAGTGGAACGCTTGGATGGCGAACGCAAGGGTATTACAGTAATTAGTCTCAACAGACCGCAGGCGAAAAACTCTTTCAGTCGTAGTTTGGTGGAAAAATTCGAGAGCGTCATAGAGGAACTGGAACAAGACAACGGTTCTAGATGTGTGATTTTACGCAGCTCATCGCCTGGCATATTTTGTGCTGGTGCTGATCTCAAAGAACGAAAAACCATGTCGCCAGATGAAACAAGCGCATTTGTCACAAGTTTGCGTGAATTGCTAATGGCACTGGAACAGTTGCCGATGCCATCAATTGCTGCACTCGATGGCCATGCACTCGGCGGTGGATTGGAAATGGCTTTGGCTTGTGACATGCGTACAGCGGCAGACAATACGAAAATGGGTTTGGTAGAAACACGTTTAGCAATTATACCCGGTGCAGGTGGTACCCAACGTTTGCCCCGCATACTTTCACCCGCGTTGGCCAAAGAACTCATTTTCACATCACGTATACTCAACGGTAAGGAGGCCAAAGATTTTGGTATTGTCAATCATGTAGTGCCACAAAATGAAAGCGGAGATGCTGCTTATCAGAAAGCTTTGGCAATTGCCGAGGAAATATTGCCAAATGGTCCGGTGGGTGTGCGAATGGCAAAATTGGCAATTGATAAGGGCATACAAGTTGATCTAAACACTGGCTATTCTATTGAGGAAATTTGCTATTCTCAGGTTATACCAACCAAAGATCGCTTGGAGGGTTTGCAGGCATTCGCGGAGAAACGTAAACCAGTCTATAAGGGAGAGTAG